ATTTTATTAATGAATATACGAATGAAAAAAGAAGTGTTTTTGAGCAAGAATTAATTATTCCGCAAGATTTAAAACAAAAGCTTTTCGATAATTTAAACACGACATTACTTTCTGAAGATCGTTATTATACTTATAAATTTATTGATAAAAACTGTACTTCAATGGTTGTTGATATTATCAATAAAACTTTGGGCGGAACAGTAATTACAAAAAAAGGAGAAACTGATATTACGTATCGTTCTATTTTGTTTCCTTACTTCGATGGACATTTTTACGATCAATTAGGAACAAGTCTGATTTTTGGAACTAAAGTAGACCAATTAGGAACCAAAATATTTTTACCTTTTGAGTTGAAAAACAGTTTAGAAAAAACGACTTTTCAAAATCATCCTTTGGTAAACAAAAGCAAAACATTCCTTAGTTTTGAAAAAGAAACACCAAGTTCATGGTGGAATAACATTTATACTTATCTAATTATTCTTGCTTTTATCGTTTTAGCACACAACAAAATAGTAGACAAAATCTATCTTTTGATTTTATCTTTTGTGGGACTATTTTTTGTTGTTATGGGATTTTATTCTTTTCACCTGGAACTGGCGATGAATTATAATGTACTTTTATTTAGCCCTCTTTTGTTGGTTTTACTTCTTTTTTCAGTTATAAAAAACAAAAGATGGACTTATAGATTTGCCGTTTTACATTTGATGTTTCTGGCAATTTACATTATTCTATTGGTCAATAAAGCTCATTTCTTTATTGTTTTACCAATGATAATTACAAGCGGATTTGTTTTGACAAGAGTTGCAATCCGAAATAAAAAACGTATTCCGATTATTATCTAAACTATTGTCCTCGATAGAATAAAACGGTTGTAATTGTTTTGAAAGTGATACTCAAATCAAGAAAAACACTTCGATGTTTGATGTAGTATAAATCATACTGAAGTTTTATTAAACTCTCATCAATAGATTCTCCGTAAGAATAGTTTACTTGCGCCCAACCGGTTAATCCTGGTTTTATAACATGTCTTGTTTCATAAAAAGGCATTATTTGGGCAATTTCGTCAACAAAAAATGGTCTTT
This genomic window from Flavobacterium sp. 9 contains:
- a CDS encoding DUF4105 domain-containing protein produces the protein MKNVIFKKTLFILLLLLSFIGFSQNIPLSKDAKISVITCGLGNETYSYFGHTAIRVADPVNNIDLVYNYGAFDFSTPNFVMKFAKGDLQYFVVLHPFPDFINEYTNEKRSVFEQELIIPQDLKQKLFDNLNTTLLSEDRYYTYKFIDKNCTSMVVDIINKTLGGTVITKKGETDITYRSILFPYFDGHFYDQLGTSLIFGTKVDQLGTKIFLPFELKNSLEKTTFQNHPLVNKSKTFLSFEKETPSSWWNNIYTYLIILAFIVLAHNKIVDKIYLLILSFVGLFFVVMGFYSFHLELAMNYNVLLFSPLLLVLLLFSVIKNKRWTYRFAVLHLMFLAIYIILLVNKAHFFIVLPMIITSGFVLTRVAIRNKKRIPIII